CATGGCTCCGGTGAAATGTGTCTCATCTTTCCCCATTTTCAAGTGGGAGATAGTAAATAGTAGACAGACTCGGCATATGGAGACAATAAACGAGTTTCTTTCAGCTCTCAGGGAACAATGTGGTCATAGATTTCCATTGCTTTTACCCATTTGAAAGCTTGGCTCAGTGCATCGGCCCTGCTCTCATAAATCCCCATCGCCTGTAAAGTTTCATTGTGTaaatttagtgttttttgttttttccccccgttTCATTTGCCAAAGCACAGCAAGAATATAAAACTCTAAACTGTTGCAGTCAGACACAATCAGTTTCAGGTTCTCTTATCTCATACTCCGTTATCCACAGGTAGTTCCTCCCTGAGCAGACTCTGTCCGACGGGTTGTGCGACATGCTCTGCCCCGAACGGCTGTCTGTCCTGCAAACCTCGCCTCTTCTTCCACCTGGAGCTGGACGGGATGCGGCAGAGGGGCACCTGTGTGTCCTCGTGTCCCCGGGGCCACTATGGCATGCGCTCTCCACACATCAGCACCTGCAAAAGTAGGTACCAATGGGCACATGTAGGAATGATAGAAAGGTGTTTAGGTCCTAAAATCTGATTTATCTGGTTCAGATAAATTAGTAAGGCTTGATATATCCACTGTGGGTTCTGCAAACTGATTGAAGGCAGCGTtgagagaataaaacaaacctcACTGGTCCCTCTACGCTGACCAAAGTTCATTTCCACTGGCCTGCAGGGTGCAAGGAGGACTGCTCTTCGTGTTTCAGTGAAAGTTTCTGCACACATTGTCACCCGGGTCACTTCCTGCTCCGGGGCAAATGTGAGAACAGCTGTCCAAACGGGCTAACTGAAAACACGGTGCTGCGAGAATGCACAGGTGAGGCGCTGTCCAGCATGTTActcctgcaggctgtgtgtACAATGTGCATGTACTAAAGTCTATGATGTCAGAGATGTACAAAACAATGTGAGACGTTTGTGTCCCGCGGTCTCAGAGTGCTCTATAGGCTGTGagatgtgtgtgaggaggacCGTGTGTGTGAGGTGTAGAGCAGCCCTCTACTTCCTCCACGGTCAGTGCCATCTCACCTGCCCGGGGGGATTTGAGCCTGATTTGCAGCTTATGCAGTGCGTCCCCCAAGGTGAGAGAAAGCACTTTCACTATATGTTTCCACACATTTAAGAAGTTGAAAACACTGAATGCACTTTTAGTAGATACTGCAGCTTCCTTTACAAAGTGCATACTGTTGCGTGCAGTTTGAATTCATTTGGGACATACTTGACATACTTGAAGTTTAACCTTCTTGCTCATAAATCCGCTGTTTAAAGGTGTGTGGGTCAAATTGGCCAATAAATCATGCTGTCTTGCATACTACAAAATTCAACTGGATGCGGTAGTG
This window of the Anoplopoma fimbria isolate UVic2021 breed Golden Eagle Sablefish chromosome 18, Afim_UVic_2022, whole genome shotgun sequence genome carries:
- the LOC129107562 gene encoding R-spondin-3-like; its protein translation is MQGVSADWIDAVLKVEGKMQMPLFIWILHLMNLTKGQDNTRRSSSLSRLCPTGCATCSAPNGCLSCKPRLFFHLELDGMRQRGTCVSSCPRGHYGMRSPHISTCKRCKEDCSSCFSESFCTHCHPGHFLLRGKCENSCPNGLTENTVLRECTECSIGCEMCVRRTVCVRCRAALYFLHGQCHLTCPGGFEPDLQLMQCVPQVHCEVGGWTSWGPCVHRRSMQVHRRGQETRNRQVLRSPSVHGDPCPQVSENRRCVIKKRPEQVVIS